The DNA segment AGACCCTCCACCACCGCGGCGCGTGGTCCGCGACGGCCAGCCAGCCGTACTTCCCGTTCACGTGCGACTCCGTCGACAGCAACAAACACCACGGTTCGTCCCTGCCGACTGGTTACCGCCGCAGCGGGGGCAATAATTACCGTCTCGGCATCTGCCGCAGCTATACTGGCATTCCCGGACAGGCCGCTGCGCCCCTGAAAAGCTGGCGGATTCTTCCACTCAATGATCACCGGGAAGCTGCCCGACAGAGGATCGGCCCCTGCCCCGACACTGCGCACCACCCCGGGGAAGGCCTCGTTCCGGAAACTGGACACGAATACCTGCACCGGATTTCCCGACTGGATACGACCCACCGAGCGCTCGCCAACCCCGACGCGCATGCGCAACCGGGAGGTATCGACAATTCGCACTACCCGGCTGCCCGGGCTCAGCAGATTACCGACCTGGATCTCGGAACCGGCGTCCGCAATGTGTCCGGAAAAGGGCGCCCGTACTGTCCGGTTCTCGTAGGCCCGACGGGCCTGTTCACGAGCGCTTTCAGCCCCGGCGGCAGCTGCCCGCGCCTGGGTCAGCTCAGCCTGGCTGGCACTGCCGCGCTCAAAGCGGCGTTGAGCCGACTCATAATCCAGGCGCGCTGCCGACAGCTGCTGCTCGGCCTGTCGCAGCCCTGCAGCTTCGGCCCGATCATCGAACCGGACCAGGGCTGAGCCTGCCTCTACCCGTTCCCCCAGCTCGAACAGCACCTCCTGAATAACCCCCTGGGTTTCAGTTACCACGGTTGCCTCGCGAATACCGGCAACCGTACCGGAGACCGGGATGGCATCTGCCAACGACCCGGCAGCGGCCTCGTAACCGCGGACGGCCACAGAGATATCGGAGTCCCGGTTACCTGTCGTAGCCGCATCACCGCCGGTGCGGGAATCAGCTGCCACCCCGGATTGCCCGGCATCCGCCTCGGTCGCGTTATTGCCTACAACAGAGCACCCGGCTGTCACCAGCACCACGGCAGCTATAGTTGCTACGACACGCACGTACGTTTTTGATATCTTCATAACTCTTTGAGTATACTCATGGCACCCCGCTGTCGGCCATATAACTTCGACGATTTGTATCACTGGTAGCATAAATCAGATGATTCAAGTACAAGTTAGGGTATGATCAACAGCACTGGGAATTTTTTTGCCGTGGCGGTACCCGGCACAGAGGGAGCAGTTGCAGCCGAACTGCGGGAACTCGGGGTTGAATTCCCGGCCGCCGAGCATGGCGGGGTAAGCTGGCAGGGCCGTCCAGTCGATGCCGAACGGATTGCCGGGCTGGCACTCACCCCAAGCAGGCTGCTGATGCGTATCGCCGAGTTCCCGGTAACCCGATTCCCGGAACTGGTCCGCAAAACCGCCAACCTGCCCTGGGATCAGCTGCTGTCCCGGCCAGATTTTTCTGTTCGCGCCAGTTGTCACCGTTCCAAGCTCTACCATTCAGCCGCAGTTGAACAGCGTATCCGGCTGGGTATAGAACAGCGTATTGCCGGATCACCGCTGCTCCACGCTGCCCCCGTCCCAGATCATCCCTCGACATTAATTGTGGTCCGCATCCAGCATAATCAGTGCCAGATCAGTATCACCCTCGGCAATCCCGATCTGCATCGCCGCGGCTACCGCCACGCCGGGGCCAAGGCACCACTGCGGGAGAATCTCGCAGCAGTCCTGCTGCAGCTCTCCGGCTGGGACGGCAACTCAGCCCTGTACGATCCCTTCTGCGGTTCAGGAACGATTCCGATCGAGGCTGCTCTACTTGCCCGACGCCGCGGATACAGCCCGAACATTTATGGCTCTGATCGCGATGCTGGTGCCTGCAGTATCTCAGCGACCAATGCGGCTCAAGCCGGCTGTAGTGCTGCGGTGACAATCCGGCAGCACTCGATCAGCGATCTGCACCAGTCTGCACCGCATAGTCACGTCCATGTGGTAACCAACCCTCCCTACGGCAAACGAATAAACTCTACCCGGGACATGAGGAACCTCTATGCACGCTTTGGCAAGGTTTTACAAACGGAATTCCCGGGCAGCAGCCTCACGGTATTGTGCACCGCTGGAACCGAAGGTGATATCCTGCTGGGGCAGCTTGGATTTCCGGTGCAGACTGTCACATCCTTTTCCAACGGCGGGCTGCCAACCGCGGTCAGAACAGGCACAATCCCGGTATAACTTGCACATCACGACTCGGTTCACTATTTTTACCGGTATGACACGAAGACCGATACTGACACTTCTGCTTACCCTGGCTGTCCTGACCCTGATCCCTGCCGGCGCAGCGGCTCGCGGTCGACAGGAGCAGCCGGCGGAGCCCACGGAGGTGTTCCCCACAGAAACAGAATCCCGCGGAGAAACCCTGCCAACCGACCCGCAGCTTACCATAGGCAGGCTTGATAACGGACTCACCTACTATATCCGGCGTAACCCGGAACCGGAAAACCGGGTATTTCTTCGGCTGGTGGTAAATGCAGGTTCGATTCTGGAAACTGAATCCGAGCTCGGTTTGGCACATTTTGTCGAACATGCTGCATTTCTTGGCACCAAAGATTTTACCCACGACCAGATCGTCGCATATCTTGAATCTCTCGGTATGCGTTTTGGCCCGGATGTAAACGCATACACCGGGTTTGACGAAACAGTGTACATGCTGCAGATACCCGCCGATGATCCAGAGAAGATCGAGCGCGGGGTACACATCCTGCAGCAGTGGGCGCATGCGGTCAGCTTCGATCCTCAGCGCGTAGAGACCGAACGCGGGGTGATTCTGGAGGAATGGCGCGTAGGGCGCGGGGCAGAGCAGCGCCTGCGCGATCTGCAGTTTCCGATATTATTTCGGGATTCACGCTATGCCGAGCGGTTGCCTATCGGCGAGCCGGAGGTGTTCATGCAGGCTTCACCCGAGGATCTGCGCGCCTTCTACGAGCGCTGGTACCGTCCTGATCTGATGAGTGTCATTGCAGTTGGTGATTTTGATCCGGCCCGGATGGAAGAACTGCTGCAGAGCTATTTCGCGGACATCCCGCCCCATGAAGAACCGCAGGAGCGCCCGTTATACCCGATATCACAACACGACGAAACCCTGTTTGCACCGTTTTCCGACCCGGAAGCCGGGCATAGCCGGGTAACGGTTTATACCAAGCATCCTCCACGACAACTGCAAACCGAAAACGACTACCTGGAAACACTGCGGCACCGACTGTTCGCGGTGATTATGAATGAACGTTTTGCAGATATATCCCGTTCGGCCGATGCACCTTTTCTGGCTGCCGGTGCAGCTCAGGGGAATCTGGTGCGAACAGCTTCCGGCACCATGCTTCAGGCGGTAACCGAGGAAGACCGGATTGCTGAGGGATTCGAGGCCATACTGGTCGAGGCTGTACGGGCACGCAGCCATGGCTTCAGCGAATCCGAGCTGGAGCGTGCCCGCCAGCGTCTGCTGCGCAGCATGCAGACCGCCTACAACGAGCGCAACACCACCCCGTCCGGGCAGTATGCTGCAGAATACACCCGACACTTCCTGGAAAACGAGGCGGTACCCGGGATTGCGTACGAATGGGAGCTTACCCGGCGACTGCTGCCGGCTATCACGGTCGAGGAAATAAATACCGTTGCCGACAGCTACCTGAGCCCCGAGAACCGGGTGGTTACCGTCAGTGCCGCAGAAACAGAGAACCTCCAGATGCCGGATGAATCACTACTTTCCGCTATCCTGGGAGATGTCCTGGACAGGGATATCCCCCCGCTTGAGTCAGCCGAGTATCTGGATCAACTGATTTCTGATCTGCCAACACCGGGGACTATCCGCAGCCAG comes from the Spirochaeta africana DSM 8902 genome and includes:
- a CDS encoding efflux RND transporter periplasmic adaptor subunit, which encodes MKISKTYVRVVATIAAVVLVTAGCSVVGNNATEADAGQSGVAADSRTGGDAATTGNRDSDISVAVRGYEAAAGSLADAIPVSGTVAGIREATVVTETQGVIQEVLFELGERVEAGSALVRFDDRAEAAGLRQAEQQLSAARLDYESAQRRFERGSASQAELTQARAAAAGAESAREQARRAYENRTVRAPFSGHIADAGSEIQVGNLLSPGSRVVRIVDTSRLRMRVGVGERSVGRIQSGNPVQVFVSSFRNEAFPGVVRSVGAGADPLSGSFPVIIEWKNPPAFQGRSGLSGNASIAAADAETVIIAPAAAVTSRQGRTVVFVAVDGVAREREVRLAGRRGPRAAVVEGLQPGDVVISSGVSSLEDGSLVTVSIVGISTDIQ
- a CDS encoding THUMP domain-containing class I SAM-dependent RNA methyltransferase encodes the protein MINSTGNFFAVAVPGTEGAVAAELRELGVEFPAAEHGGVSWQGRPVDAERIAGLALTPSRLLMRIAEFPVTRFPELVRKTANLPWDQLLSRPDFSVRASCHRSKLYHSAAVEQRIRLGIEQRIAGSPLLHAAPVPDHPSTLIVVRIQHNQCQISITLGNPDLHRRGYRHAGAKAPLRENLAAVLLQLSGWDGNSALYDPFCGSGTIPIEAALLARRRGYSPNIYGSDRDAGACSISATNAAQAGCSAAVTIRQHSISDLHQSAPHSHVHVVTNPPYGKRINSTRDMRNLYARFGKVLQTEFPGSSLTVLCTAGTEGDILLGQLGFPVQTVTSFSNGGLPTAVRTGTIPV
- a CDS encoding M16 family metallopeptidase, with protein sequence MTRRPILTLLLTLAVLTLIPAGAAARGRQEQPAEPTEVFPTETESRGETLPTDPQLTIGRLDNGLTYYIRRNPEPENRVFLRLVVNAGSILETESELGLAHFVEHAAFLGTKDFTHDQIVAYLESLGMRFGPDVNAYTGFDETVYMLQIPADDPEKIERGVHILQQWAHAVSFDPQRVETERGVILEEWRVGRGAEQRLRDLQFPILFRDSRYAERLPIGEPEVFMQASPEDLRAFYERWYRPDLMSVIAVGDFDPARMEELLQSYFADIPPHEEPQERPLYPISQHDETLFAPFSDPEAGHSRVTVYTKHPPRQLQTENDYLETLRHRLFAVIMNERFADISRSADAPFLAAGAAQGNLVRTASGTMLQAVTEEDRIAEGFEAILVEAVRARSHGFSESELERARQRLLRSMQTAYNERNTTPSGQYAAEYTRHFLENEAVPGIAYEWELTRRLLPAITVEEINTVADSYLSPENRVVTVSAAETENLQMPDESLLSAILGDVLDRDIPPLESAEYLDQLISDLPTPGTIRSQEHHQDVEVTEWTLDNGVTVLLRPTDFRSDEVRLHAFQRGGLSLAEDQDYHAALLAAPLAEQSGVAHLNRTQLDQLLSGQRVSLSPFIHDYSHGFTGSSSSADIETLLQLVHAYAVSPRFDRDSYNFLMRQLRASLDRRRDQPDAVFADRLQELTAAGDIRRLPLQTDDLVKADYDSAVSQYLKRFSDLSGLTVILVGNLDLEELEPLITQYLATLPVGGELQEAVPRSGSLPRGRIQDQLRFGQEDSSRAALVFTGEFSAAPEIDYARAALADALRIHLREVIREGEGGTYGVQVSSGSEKFPFGRYRYTIGFNTDPQRVEHLTQRVHDEIQLIREDGPATDIVQRVQETHRRDHESNLRSNGWWLSRLGSARFHNEPLRSILERPDYIESLSAETIQQAARQLLATDEYIQLIMYPRADTQPE